From a single Lolium rigidum isolate FL_2022 chromosome 7, APGP_CSIRO_Lrig_0.1, whole genome shotgun sequence genomic region:
- the LOC124678430 gene encoding chitinase 1-like yields MTNGYVFREYIGAQFTGVQFSDVPVNAGVSFHFILAFAIDYLASQSSPPAPTNGVFSPFWDTDNLSAAAMSATKAAHPNLSIMVALGGDTVQNTGVNATFAPSSVDSWVANAVTSLSVMINQYGLDGVDVDYEHFGADVDTFVECIGRLLTQLKASFPNIATSIAPFERPEIQEYYQALWSKYSNVIDYVNFQFYGYGANTNVDYYVKFYNDQQANYPGAKVLASFKTGDVTGLLSPEQGISAAMELQRQDKLPGLFIFSADSSKLESYGFEYETRAQVIIANH; encoded by the coding sequence ATGACGAACGGATACGTGTTCCGCGAGTACATCGGCGCGCAGTTCACCGGCGTCCAGTTCTCGGACGTGCCCGTCAACGCCGGCGTCAGCTTCCACTTCATCCTCGCCTTCGCCATCGACTACCTGGCGAGCCAGTCGTCCCCGCCCGCACCGACCAACGGCGTCTTCAGCCCGTTCTGGGACACGGacaacctctccgccgccgccatgtccgcCACGAAGGCGGCCCACCCGAACCTGAGCATCATGGTCGCCCTCGGCGGCGACACGGTGCAGAACACCGGCGTCAACGCCACCTTCGCGCCGTCCTCCGTCGACTCCTGGGTGGCCAACGCCGTCACCTCCCTCTCGGTCATGATCAACCAGTACGGGCTCGACGGCGTGGACGTCGACTACGAGCACTTCGGCGCCGACGTCGAcaccttcgtcgagtgcatcggcCGCCTGCTCACGCAGCTCAAGGCGAGCTTCCCCAACATCGCCACCTCCATCGCGCCATTCGAAAGACCCGAAATCCAGGAGTACTACCAGGCGCTGTGGAGCAAGTACTCCAACGTCATCGACTACGTCAACTTCCAGTTCTACGGCTACGGCGCCAACACTAACGTCGACTACTACGTCAAGTTCTACAACGACCAACAGGCCAACTACCCCGGCGCAAAGGTCCTGGCCAGCTTCAAGACCGGCGACGTCACCGGGCTGCTCTCGCCGGAGCAAGGCATCAGCGCAGCCATGGAGCTGCAGCGGCAGGACAAGCTGCCGGGACTCTTCATCTTTTCCGCCGACAGCTCCAAGCTCGAAAGCTACGGGTTTGAATATGAGACCAGGGCGCAGGTGATCATCGCAAACCATTGA